Sequence from the Gemmatimonadota bacterium genome:
AGGGCGACATGAAGACGACGACCGGGCGATCGTTGGAGGGCCTGCGCGTGGCCGTGACCGGAGGCACGTCCGGGCTTGGCTTGGCGCTGGTGGAGGCGCTTGGCGAGGCCGGCGCGCGGGTGGCCTTCGTGGCCCGTCGCAAGGGTTTCGTGCGCGAGGTGGCGGCGCGGCTGGGGGTGCACGGCATCGCCGGCGACGTGGCTCGCAAGGAAGAAACCTATCCCATCGCGCTGCGCATCACCTCCGCTCTGGACGGGCTGGACGTGCTCGTCAACAACGCGTCGAGCCTGGGCCCGGTGCCGCTGGCGCCGCTGGCCGACACCGACTGCGAGGAGCTCGAGGAGGCGCTCGCCACCAACGTCGTGGGTCCATTCCGGCTCACCAAGGCGCTGCTCGGCGCGCTCGCCGCCTCCGCTCGCGCTGGGCGCCCCGCGCTCGTGATAAACGTGACGAGCGACGCCGCCGCGACCCCCTACCCGGGCTGGGGCGCGTACGGAGCCAGCAAGGCGGCGCTGTCCCACATGAGCCGCATCTGGGACGCGGAGTTACGCGAGCACGGGGTGCGCGTCCAGGCTTTCGACCCGGGCGACATGGACACGCCGCTGCACGCGGCGGCCGTCCCCGACGCGGACCCGGCGTCGCTCAAGCGCCCGGCGCAATCGGCCGCTGAGATGGTCGCGTTGATCGCCTCAGTCGCGCGCGGCGCGGGGGCAGCCGCGTGACGCCCGCGGCCTTCCCCGATCGGCGCGCGGCGGGCAAGCGCCTGCTGGTGGTCGCGCCCGACGGCGGCATCCACCACGCCGCCCGCTCGGCGCTGAGGGACCTGCTGGGGCCGGGTGACCTGCTCGTGGCGAACGACGCCGCCACGATTCCCGCGAGCCTGCGCGGCCGTCACGAACGCACTGGGGCCGAGGTGGAAGTCCGCTTGGCGGGGCGCCGGTCGCTGCGGGCCGAGGACGTGCGCGCGTTCACGGCGGTGGTGTTCGGCGAGGGAGACCACCGGACGCGCACGGAGGAACGCCCCGCGCCGCCCGAGCTCCGGACCGGCGACGTCCTGGCGCTCGGGCCGCTGATCGCCACGGTCACCGCGCTGTTGAATCATCCGCGCCTGGTGGAGGTGCGCTTCGCGGGCAGCCCCCAGGGTATATGGGCGGGCCTCGCCGCCCACGGTGCTCCGATCCAGTACGCGCACCTCGAACCCGAGCTGGCGCTATGGGACGTCTGGACGGGCGTAGCCGCGTTTCCGGCTGCGTTCGAGGCCCCTTCCGCGGGCTTCCTGCTGGATTGGCGGCTGCTGGCCGATCTGCGGCGGCGCGGCGTGGCGTTCGCCACGCTCACGCATGCGGCGGGCCTGTCGTCCACGGGAGATCCGGCCCTGGACGCGCGACTGCCGCTGGACGAGCCCTACCGAATCCCGGCGACCACGGTCGCCGCGATCCGACGAGCGTGGGAGGGGGACGGCAGGGTGATCGCGCTCGGCACCACGGTCACGCGGGCGCTGGAGCACGCGGCGTCGGGCCCTGGCGGCCTGCGCCCGGGCGCAGGACTGGCCGACCAGCGCATCGGCCCCCACACCCTGCTGTGGGCGGTCGACGGTATCGTTTCGGGCGTCCACGGCCTGGGTGACAGCCATTACGACGTGTTACGCGCCTTCGCGCCGGCGGGCGTGCTCGCGCGCGCCTCGACGGAGCTCGAGGCCGGCGGCTACCGGTCCCACGAGTTCGGCGACGCCGTCATGGTCCTGCGCCGGGGAAGGGAGGCCGTGGCGGTCCCTCTCCGCAGTCGTCGAGTCCGTCGATCGACCCGGCTTCCAGGAAGCGCCCATACAGGCCGAGCACGCACGGCGTGAAGGGCGGGGAATGGCCGAGGTTCGCAAACACGAGGTGCAGCACGTTCGAGAGGCCGGCCAGCGCTTCGGTGGCGGACGCCTCGGGGGTCACCGGGTCCAGCGCGCCCGTGATCGCGAGCGTCGGGATGTCCGAAGCGACCGGCCGGTGAAAGCCCTCCGGCGCGGCTGACGCCGGCCAGGCAGCGCACGTGCGCTGCAGTCCCCGGATCACACGGTCCCCCAGGAACGTGCCGGCGCTGCTGGG
This genomic interval carries:
- a CDS encoding SDR family oxidoreductase → MKTTTGRSLEGLRVAVTGGTSGLGLALVEALGEAGARVAFVARRKGFVREVAARLGVHGIAGDVARKEETYPIALRITSALDGLDVLVNNASSLGPVPLAPLADTDCEELEEALATNVVGPFRLTKALLGALAASARAGRPALVINVTSDAAATPYPGWGAYGASKAALSHMSRIWDAELREHGVRVQAFDPGDMDTPLHAAAVPDADPASLKRPAQSAAEMVALIASVARGAGAAA
- a CDS encoding S-adenosylmethionine:tRNA ribosyltransferase-isomerase: MTPAAFPDRRAAGKRLLVVAPDGGIHHAARSALRDLLGPGDLLVANDAATIPASLRGRHERTGAEVEVRLAGRRSLRAEDVRAFTAVVFGEGDHRTRTEERPAPPELRTGDVLALGPLIATVTALLNHPRLVEVRFAGSPQGIWAGLAAHGAPIQYAHLEPELALWDVWTGVAAFPAAFEAPSAGFLLDWRLLADLRRRGVAFATLTHAAGLSSTGDPALDARLPLDEPYRIPATTVAAIRRAWEGDGRVIALGTTVTRALEHAASGPGGLRPGAGLADQRIGPHTLLWAVDGIVSGVHGLGDSHYDVLRAFAPAGVLARASTELEAGGYRSHEFGDAVMVLRRGREAVAVPLRSRRVRRSTRLPGSAHTGRARTA